CGAccgttaatgaatttgacgaatattacttcaattttaaaattttttgacgaaTATtaccttaattttaaaaattttgagCACCTAATCTTTTTCTTGCGCAAAAATTAAATTGAAATCCTTTTCGGGCTTGTGCAAATTGTTGGTTACATTGATTGTCAAATTGagtaacttatgttacctttttggGACATTTGCCCTAATATATGTACTACACAGATATAATGACGCACTCACTGCTAAAAGATGCCAATGTTGACATAATCTGTTATACATGATAAAAAGTATCATTGAATATCAAGGATTTTAATTTGTTTCCAGTTGAGAAAACGAAAAACATTCACTTGTTCGATAACGTTATGGGAGATGACCCGTACAAGAATTTTGGAAAACGGCTTTTTGATGGAATCCCTAGATAATCATATTTGGTCATTTTCGGAGGGTTAACCTCTTTTCTTAATTACAATTCtgactcttttttttttcttttatagatTTTAATGACATTAAATTAGCAACATACAAATTCAACCAAGTGAATAGCACCAACTCATAATGCGTCATCATAGTGCGAAGTATAATAGCAATCGGACGCTTTAAGTACTACAAAGTCACAATGTCCTTAACACATGCATGGTACTAAAATTAATACAGTAGAAATGTACTAATCCTCATTCATCTTTAATAAAGAATCCACAGTTTTAACTTTTAATAGCTAAATTAATTTATTAAATGGATCACCTCTTAAGTCTATATATTTGGTgaaaaacaaaatataaattaaaattgaTCCGAAGATCTAATGAGTTACATGTGAGACGGACTCCAAGTCTATGTTTGTATAGATCCAAcgatctaattgaccaaccgaactATACTAACcaaattgcattacaagtgcaacatTGAAAACTACCTCTTAAGTGTACTGCTGGTAAACTTTTGGGTGAATTAAAAATGGTAAGATTCTACTATGTTACTAAATGATTTCAAAACCTTGGAACTATCTTAAGTTCTATTGTAACAGTTACAAAAACAAACTAGACTTTGGTTTATTATTTATCCCACATCGGTAATAACATATATGCTATCAGTGTTTATAATTAAATTTGGTGACCGAGCATTTGTGTTCGTAAGAAGGAGAGATGGTTGGCATCTCCCCTGACAGGGACGGGAATAGCTCTTTGAGCTTTATCTGTTACCACACATCCGGTTAAGGCATACCACTTCGGTGGATCTATAACCCAATTTTTTTTCACTTAATTTCCTTTgtaaatttattatattaaatgatcaaatttttatttaactaactttaatattaatattaatattaatattaatattaatattaatattaatattaatattaatattaatattaatactaatactaaagttATGTGAAAAGAATAGCTTGTGTTCCTTGCTCGAAGAAAACAAAAATAAAGGTATTTTTTATGACAATGAAACATATGTGCAATAAAAAATAAAAGtatcataaaataaaataaaataaaataaaataaaaaaacatatGTGCAATAATATTAACTGAGTTTCCATAAAAACAAATTTTGGTTAGAAGATGTGACCACGGACGTTTAGCTTAACTATAAACAAGACACTTTTAAAAATAAAGGATGTTTAAAATCTAGCATACAAAgttgtttataatttttttttaacaccAGTACGGGATCATCCAGTGGGACTTAATCACCCACACGTTCATCTCCCACAGTTACATAACCCGCCTCCAACTGCTGCCCATGAGAAAACCCGGCCCAATCTGAGGGCATGAGCGGTAAAACCACCCATCCCCCACTTCCCCCAACACAATGTGCGGAAGACACCATTTGGTATAATTCAAGGGTAAAGGGGCAACCTTATGTGCAATGTTGCACCTCACGGGAGTCAAAATCCTAACATCTCGTTAAGAGACAAGTCACTAcaacatgagctacaacacaaggtttTAGTTAATTCCGTAAACAATCCCCACCCTAGGCAGGCCCGGTACAACGATGAGGCTCAGTTTTAGTTAGCATCATGTTAATGTCTTGAATAGGTTTGTTTCAGTGAGTCGTGGTGGTTTTTCTTGTGCTTTTGTTTCTTGTCTCTTTTCAAGATTAAGATTTTAtagagtttttatttttttttttcaaaaataaaaataaaacagagGCAGCCCTGGTACAACAAATATTGCAAAAGTTACAGCATGATTCATATGAGTTTCAAAACCTTCCTATTGGCCCCTTTTTTGAGATATATACAGAACAAGAACAAGAATGGTTGGTCTGCAGAGGTTAGCAGATCCTTCTGTCCATATCCTTTTATACCCAGGTCAGACTTGAATGCAACCAAAGTATCATAAATTTCAACTTACACAGCCTGAGTTATagcataaataaaaatatataaatataaatacttgcTATACTATAACACTAAGTATAAATAATGGCTGATAAACATGACACCATACTCCATACACACTTAATATATATATCTAACTATGTAACACCTGAAACTGCACCACATCCAACCCCGAATACTCTAAATCACCTTGTCTGAGGAGAACTTTGACTTTGACTAGATAGTTGCATGTCACCTGAAGACCCTGGTTGACCATGAGGAAACATCAAACCAACTGAACTACTTGAATGAGGGTCCAAGTTGGACCTTTCTGGAAATGAACCCGAAGGAGCCATGGTCATGTATGGTGCTATTGGTATGTCGGTTGGACCATAACTAACTGCACCACCTGGAATTGGATGGTCAAACTTGCACGTGCGCCCGAACTTGCAATGTCCATTTTGCATGTAAAAACTGCAAGGCTCCACCCCCTGTTCATGGAAAACGGTTATTTGACAGAACCTAAAGATAACAGTATTTGATCAAACGACAAAAGAAAAACATTATTGTTTTAAGTTTCAGGGATTTACATAATTACAGTCCGACTCTTTAAGTACCAATTCATAATGTAGTCAAACAATCATATCACTataataaaggttataatttgtaagaataattataattataattaactactattaattattaattattaattattattattattaaattaaatattaaatattaaatattaaatattaaattaataacgaATTCACAAATACTGAACTGGAGTTAATAATTAAATGTCCTATATAACTGGTCACTAAAATATGTTATTTCTAATCAGGAAGATAAAACAAGCTTACCGGACGCAGAGGAAGGCCCATTGGGCTGAGAAGACAATTCTCCTTCGATAATGCCCAATCTGGTGGATGATGATACTTACAAGATGCCCCGAATTTGCAATCACCAGTTTTCATGTAGTACTGACATTCGGGTTGACCAGGCCTCTCTGGAAAGATCCTTTCAGTTTGACTACTACTTATTGGGCCTGGTCCTGGGCCAGGAGAAGGAGGCAGAGGACGATATTGGGCTGCAAAAGTGGGACCCGAAGTATTCACTCCGTATACAGACGGTTGAGCACCCGGAGACAAAGCCGGGCTTACACGTCCCTGCATCTCAAAAACTATTAACACTATAAGAACTACATATACAAGTTTAAAttcattttttataaatatatattctttCTTACCGAGTAAGGACTCCAATTTGGTACAGGAACCATGCCAGGTGAGAGTAGTATGGGGCCATAAGCACCTGGTGGGTATGAACCAGGGACTAATGGTGGCCTAGCAACTCTGTAACCAGCTGATGGCCCAACGGGCCCACCGTATGGTTCAGGTGAAGGGGCTGAAGGAGACTGCACTGTTGAATAAAATGGACGTGCAGACGCTGGCTGCATTGGTTCGCCAGTCGGTTGAGGATGATGGTATTTACAAGTTATACCAAATTTGCACTGCCCCGTTTTCAAATAGTAGGAGCATTCTTTTTCTTCCTGTTTTGAAACATAAAAATTTACATCATTTATCATTAATATAGGTGCACAAGAACAAATAACTAGGTGTATAAAAAAAGGTGTGGTGGAAATAGTTACTGGTCGTAATGGATATCCATAAGTATTTAGAGGCACGTTACTCAAAGATCCACCCGCGTGTCTTGGATGATTAAACTTGCAGGACGCACCAAACTTACAGGTGCCCGTTCTTAAATAATACTGCATATTTACAAATAAACAAATCAAAGAAGTATTCACAAACAAGAAATGTTGCACACGTGCATTTGAATTACATATGGCAGAAGTTGAATTAAAAACAGAGTACCTGGCAAATAGGCTCGCCTGGTCGCTCGGGGTACGGTCCCGCTACTAAGAGTCTTCCTACTCCTCCAGCCTAACAAGCATCACAATTCAAAGTTACAGAGAACCTATATTAGTTAATTCCGTTATGCAACCATAATTAAGGGTCATTAACGTATGTGGCCATATGGGTTTAAAAACAGGTGACATTAACTCTGCTATGCCTCAATGGCCAACTTCATACCAAAATCATCATTTTTGTCACTACACTAAATCGAACAATTGCAAAATTACACAAATCACATATCACAACCGAAAACTTACTACTGTAATTTCAACTAATTTACCAATTACCATTACAACAATACACGATAATCGACTACGAAAGCCTATCAATTACACTAAACAAACTCAAACAAATCGAAAACAATCGAAAGTATTACCGAGCTACTACGATCAGGAGGATGATTATATCTGCATTTGCTACCATAACCACATGTTCCAGTTCTCATATAATAAGCACAATCCGCCATACCAGGTCTCTCAGGATATAACTCCCCTACTCTTTCCCCAAATATACCAAACCGCCTCATTGAttctacatacatacatacatatactcaTAGTCCGTACATTGTTCAAAACCCTAAAAAAAAATTCAACAATAGCATCAAATTCAACAGGTAAAATGCATTACCTTCAAGTCCGGTTTCAGGACCTGGTTGTATCCATCCAGGTTGTTGATTATGATCCGTTTGTGAAACGTTCCTTCCAGTACTGCCTCGTCCGTACAGTTCCATTAAATTTAGGTTTCTTATTTACAAAAACTGAAAGCAAATTCAACGAAATCAACACGAAATTGAAGTCAAATACACACCGAAACGGTAACTGCACACACTAATTTCTTCAAACGATCAAGCAATTTTAGCTCGAtcgaatgattatatatatagttatatataaatataaatatatatgtatatatatgtgtgtgtgtacttCTCACTGTATCAACTTTATTATTTGGAAGAGGGGGGTTTTCGATTCTATGCAATTTGGCAACTTTATTTGTTTGGTGGAAAAACCAAAACTGAGATGAGTAACCGACACTGCTACTTTTAAAATTACTGTTTTACCCTTGCTATTAGTTTAACTAGTTTAGTGTTTATGTCGTGTGTATAAATGGGTGGTTTCATAAGGGTAGTTTGGACTTTGTGAATAGTGTATATGAACATATTGTAAATTCGTTTCAACATATGTTTGTCCTTAAATAACTTATGTTGGTTTAATTTGCTTATGGGATGTGTTTTTTGTGTTAAAATACATAAGATTTTTTAACCATAGCTCTAAAATGCATGAAGTTCttgcatattttcataattatcgTCACTTTAAATATAGAATTTTTTATTTTTGAGTTGTTAACCGCATTATATACTTGTACATATTAGTTTTATATTACTTCGTACTTAAAATTGACAGTTATCAAgttgtaaagtttttttttaacggTGATATCGACATCAAATGCTCTCATTTTTCAACCACACACGTGTTAGGAGGAAACTCAActcgcgacgatgttggcagtaccaacCAAGGTTGAAAACTTAGATGGTTGCTGCTTGAAGTGAGAATCGAATATGagttggcagtaccatcgaaggttgaaAACTTAGCTGGTTGCTGCTTGAAGTGAGAATCGAATATGAGTTGACAGTACTTCAAGTTGAATCTCACCTCATACCACTCAAGCCAGACTTTGGTAATATCAAGTTGTACAGTACGTTGAAGTATGTTCACAACAAACCTTTAGAGTTGTTAAAAAAAATCATTAAATATATAATTGTAACATAAAAAGTTTATGTAAAAGACAATGTAGAATTGTAGAGTGCTTGCTATGCTAGGCAATACaatactactccctccgtcccattataagtgtacacttactttttgcacacaatcTTAGAAAATtttactaacttcattctccaccaatcataaatcttctctctccagaataacctcttctcattagttgaaacacaaagtggacaTTTGAAATGGGAtatcccaaaatagaaatgtggacacttcTGGTGGGACGGAAGTAGTACTATACTACTCTGTATATATTTGTAAAAGACTGCAAATTTACACAATTATTGGTAATGGTAGCAAGAATGATGGATCGAGCTAGCAAAACTGTCATAGTGCTACTATACTCAAGTTTATATCGTTGAAATTTTTGAGCGATTTATTATCGTTGATTTTAAAgtgtttatataatataatataaacttGTATTATActcatatattattatttatgtataaaCAACATATTATATTTATCATATATAATTTTGTTTCCATAATAACAAAAATGTTTATATGATTAAAATATTGAGAGTAAATATGTATCGGCAATATTTAAATATTATGGGAGATGATACTCACACACTCAATATTGATCCATACacatctaatttttttttttttttttttttttttgaaaggcaagcctcATGATAATAGAGGTTCAAGTCTCATGATAAATTTAGAgatataattgtaagttttatAGTAAAAAGTATTTATGAATCAAAAACTgatgtgtgagtatcacctccaaGACATTATTCATCTTTGATAATATATATGTTGTAA
This genomic stretch from Rutidosis leptorrhynchoides isolate AG116_Rl617_1_P2 chromosome 11, CSIRO_AGI_Rlap_v1, whole genome shotgun sequence harbors:
- the LOC139876481 gene encoding zinc finger CCCH domain-containing protein 58-like gives rise to the protein MELYGRGSTGRNVSQTDHNQQPGWIQPGPETGLEESMRRFGIFGERVGELYPERPGMADCAYYMRTGTCGYGSKCRYNHPPDRSSSAGGVGRLLVAGPYPERPGEPICQYYLRTGTCKFGASCKFNHPRHAGGSLSNVPLNTYGYPLRPEEKECSYYLKTGQCKFGITCKYHHPQPTGEPMQPASARPFYSTVQSPSAPSPEPYGGPVGPSAGYRVARPPLVPGSYPPGAYGPILLSPGMVPVPNWSPYSGRVSPALSPGAQPSVYGVNTSGPTFAAQYRPLPPSPGPGPGPISSSQTERIFPERPGQPECQYYMKTGDCKFGASCKYHHPPDWALSKENCLLSPMGLPLRPGVEPCSFYMQNGHCKFGRTCKFDHPIPGGAVSYGPTDIPIAPYMTMAPSGSFPERSNLDPHSSSSVGLMFPHGQPGSSGDMQLSSQSQSSPQTR